One segment of Ignavibacteriales bacterium DNA contains the following:
- a CDS encoding TolC family protein: protein MKLFLVSILLLISTNSLLAQKELTLDEAIKIALQKNTGLISQENELSRGESGVDAAYGNFLPNLNAFGSWDWNRSEEAGRVTNINGVNIPAPKSTSESRTYGVGANSNIVLFDGLSNYANLSRSKNTLEALKLSIEGKKQEVVFQTINFYYSVVEADQLLKVREEDVKQQQKNLETIEERNRLGSLTKADVYQQQVQTGNAELQVIQQNNILENAKSNLLFYLGLDVLENYSFSKTLTNKELKILDTDVNTDFNQLNELVSTALENRKDYLAQKLSLDSYYDNLTIARSGHLPRLSGNLGYGSFANSLGNIFESHNYSAGLTLSIPIFSGFATQNAIQSAEVDAMNYELQVNDTERLIKQNLQKTFLDLEAAKKGLLVTEKNVKAAEENLKIEQEKYSLGAGKLLDVLIANTSYQNAKTNYINSQFYYIRLSEELKYNLGVLEYNQYE, encoded by the coding sequence ATGAAATTATTCTTAGTTTCTATTTTATTATTAATATCTACAAACAGTTTATTAGCTCAAAAAGAGTTAACTCTAGATGAAGCAATTAAAATTGCTTTGCAAAAAAACACAGGATTAATTTCACAGGAAAATGAGTTATCCAGGGGTGAATCAGGTGTTGATGCTGCTTATGGTAACTTTTTACCTAACCTAAATGCTTTTGGAAGTTGGGATTGGAATCGATCTGAAGAAGCTGGCAGAGTTACCAATATTAATGGTGTTAACATACCTGCTCCTAAAAGCACAAGCGAATCACGCACATATGGCGTAGGTGCTAATTCTAACATAGTTTTGTTTGATGGACTTTCGAACTATGCTAATCTTTCCAGGAGTAAAAACACGCTTGAAGCTTTGAAGTTATCAATTGAAGGTAAAAAGCAGGAAGTGGTTTTTCAAACAATTAACTTTTACTATTCAGTTGTTGAAGCGGATCAACTTTTAAAAGTTAGAGAAGAAGATGTTAAGCAACAGCAAAAAAATCTTGAAACTATAGAAGAGCGAAACAGACTAGGTTCGTTAACTAAAGCTGATGTTTATCAACAGCAGGTTCAAACTGGTAATGCTGAATTGCAGGTAATCCAACAAAATAATATTCTTGAAAACGCTAAAAGTAATTTACTTTTTTATTTAGGATTGGATGTTTTAGAAAATTATTCATTCTCAAAAACACTCACTAACAAAGAATTAAAAATATTAGATACTGATGTAAACACTGACTTCAATCAGCTTAATGAACTAGTTAGCACGGCATTAGAAAACAGAAAAGACTATCTTGCACAAAAATTAAGTTTAGATTCATATTATGACAATCTAACAATTGCAAGATCAGGGCATTTACCAAGATTATCTGGCAATCTTGGATATGGTTCATTTGCAAATAGTCTAGGTAATATTTTTGAGTCTCATAATTATTCTGCAGGTTTAACACTCAGTATTCCAATTTTTTCTGGGTTTGCTACACAAAATGCAATCCAAAGTGCGGAGGTTGATGCTATGAATTATGAACTTCAAGTAAACGATACTGAAAGACTTATCAAACAAAACCTTCAAAAAACATTTCTTGATCTTGAAGCTGCAAAAAAAGGATTACTTGTAACAGAAAAAAACGTAAAAGCTGCTGAAGAAAACTTAAAGATTGAACAAGAAAAATATAGTCTTGGTGCTGGCAAATTATTAGATGTTTTAATTGCCAATACATCATATCAGAATGCAAAAACAAATTACATCAATTCTCAGTTTTATTATATAAGATTGAGTGAAGAATTAAAGTATAATCTTGGTGTAT
- a CDS encoding HD domain-containing protein, translated as MNKELEILIKQKVTELEIMKTIYNIANRENIEVYAVGGFVRDIILNRERNDLDILVIGSGIDFAKKVAEELRIANVTYFKNFGTAHFEFKGMNIEFVGARKESYDRNTRKPTVEDGTFEDDIARRDFTINTLAISLSKKDYGNLIDTYSGLDDVQNQLIKTPLDPFKTFDDDPLRIMRAFRFASQLNFNVDESIMIAANQMRERLSIVSQERITDEFLKILASPKPSVGLKLLFDSSVLEIVFPEIFIMAGVDQRKDFHHKDVFLHTLQVVDNICKETENVWLRFAALVHDIAKPPTKKFVEGIGWTFHGHEDLGARMMKKIFHRMKLPLTQLDYIQKLVRLHLRPIALANEKVTDSAIRRFVVNAGEDLEDLITLCRADITSKNPIKVEKYLGNYERVMQKVRDVKERDKLREFQSPVRGEEIMQICNLKPSRKVGEIKTAIEEAILDGKIGNNYEEAFKYLMEIKDQL; from the coding sequence ATGAATAAAGAATTAGAAATATTGATAAAGCAAAAAGTAACTGAGCTTGAGATCATGAAAACAATATACAATATTGCTAATCGAGAGAATATTGAAGTTTATGCAGTTGGGGGATTTGTTCGTGATATTATTTTAAATCGTGAAAGAAACGATCTTGATATTCTCGTAATCGGAAGTGGAATTGATTTTGCAAAAAAAGTTGCCGAAGAACTTAGAATTGCAAATGTAACTTACTTTAAAAATTTTGGCACTGCTCATTTTGAATTTAAGGGAATGAATATTGAATTTGTAGGCGCAAGAAAAGAATCCTATGATCGTAACACACGCAAACCCACAGTTGAAGATGGAACATTTGAGGATGATATTGCTAGACGAGATTTTACAATTAACACACTTGCAATTTCTTTGAGTAAAAAAGATTATGGAAATTTAATTGATACTTATTCCGGATTAGATGATGTCCAAAATCAACTAATCAAAACACCTCTTGATCCATTTAAAACTTTTGATGATGATCCACTTAGGATAATGCGTGCATTTCGTTTTGCTTCTCAGCTTAATTTCAATGTGGATGAGAGCATTATGATTGCTGCAAATCAAATGCGTGAAAGATTGTCAATTGTTTCGCAAGAAAGAATAACAGATGAGTTTCTAAAAATTCTTGCTTCTCCAAAGCCATCTGTTGGATTAAAATTGTTATTTGATTCTTCTGTTCTTGAAATAGTTTTCCCGGAAATATTTATTATGGCCGGTGTGGATCAACGAAAGGATTTTCATCATAAAGATGTTTTTTTGCACACACTTCAGGTTGTGGATAATATCTGCAAAGAAACTGAAAATGTTTGGTTAAGATTTGCTGCACTTGTTCATGATATTGCAAAACCTCCAACAAAGAAATTTGTTGAGGGAATTGGTTGGACTTTTCATGGTCACGAAGATCTTGGTGCAAGGATGATGAAAAAAATATTTCATAGAATGAAATTGCCGTTGACTCAATTAGACTATATTCAAAAACTTGTTAGGCTGCACCTAAGACCAATTGCACTTGCTAATGAAAAAGTAACTGATTCAGCCATAAGAAGATTTGTAGTAAATGCCGGTGAAGATTTGGAGGATTTGATAACACTTTGTAGAGCAGATATTACAAGTAAAAATCCGATTAAAGTGGAAAAGTATCTTGGCAATTATGAGCGAGTTATGCAAAAGGTTCGTGATGTAAAAGAAAGAGATAAGCTGCGGGAATTTCAATCACCCGTAAGAGGTGAAGAGATAATGCAAATCTGTAATCTTAAACCATCAAGAAAAGTTGGCGAAATTAAAACAGCAATCGAAGAAGCAATTCTTGATGGAAAAATTGGCAACAATTATGAAGAAGCTTTTAAGTATTTAATGGAGATTAAGGACCAGCTTTAA
- a CDS encoding protein kinase, whose translation MIGRRIQHYKVISLLGQGGMGSVYKVFDVKLERYTALKILNLNTSRNSTFVERFKREARNQAKLMHPNIVSVYGFVEEKDILGIAMEYIEGDTLESLIHDSGRIEFSYALELMVQILNGIEFAHQQGFIHRDLKPSNIILDLNGNPKIMDFGISKSIDELKSITQQNARPGTLLYMSPEQLGGNLITVKSDIYSLGITFYEMLVGVHPYNSQTIYEIIDSHVNKIPSKVSLQITSIPYTADEIILKAMDKSSNDNFLSAADFKNSIISLSENYSFQKENQQSLPFVEDKFPSHTIEKKTKGFQTVSNILLFIIFIGLVVIVFNVVKSVIMEEQEKTDNELLSYSQDYSSNPNFVKESTWDLIKIGPYENLNSIAFLDDYKGFIAGDSGLVMQTSDGGTNWKKFSSKFSNNFNSVSYTDNKLIIVGSTGFIGIINYNSNQIKRINSNTAETLFKIYFIDHNIGFIVGSRGLILNTYDGGLTWHATNSYVNENLFSISFADSKNGIIVGWNGTILKTTNGGLSWQKQSSKTNTYFKDVLFVNEFLGFIVGGEGKVLRTENGGEEWYEIDLESNSGLYKISFENNGEGIILSNIGEIFFSNDSGKSWTKKYVGQPLILNDIKQLNSGNFIIACNGGNIYKSKISSTK comes from the coding sequence ATGATTGGCAGACGGATACAACATTATAAAGTGATTTCTCTTTTGGGGCAGGGAGGAATGGGTTCGGTTTATAAAGTATTTGATGTTAAGCTTGAAAGATACACTGCATTAAAAATTCTTAATCTCAACACATCGCGCAATTCTACATTTGTTGAGAGGTTTAAAAGAGAAGCAAGAAATCAAGCAAAGTTGATGCATCCAAATATTGTTTCCGTTTATGGATTTGTTGAGGAGAAAGATATACTCGGTATTGCTATGGAATACATAGAAGGCGATACTCTTGAAAGTCTTATCCACGACAGCGGAAGAATTGAATTTAGTTATGCTCTGGAATTAATGGTGCAAATTCTTAATGGGATTGAGTTTGCTCATCAACAAGGTTTTATTCATAGAGATTTAAAACCATCAAATATTATTTTGGATTTGAATGGCAATCCTAAAATAATGGATTTTGGTATTTCAAAATCTATCGATGAATTAAAATCTATAACACAGCAAAATGCTAGACCAGGAACTCTGCTCTATATGAGCCCAGAGCAGCTTGGTGGAAATTTAATAACAGTTAAGAGCGATATTTATTCTCTTGGAATTACTTTTTATGAAATGCTGGTGGGTGTTCATCCATATAACTCGCAAACTATTTACGAGATAATTGATTCTCATGTAAATAAAATTCCATCAAAAGTATCATTGCAGATTACTTCAATTCCATATACCGCAGATGAAATAATTTTGAAAGCGATGGACAAATCTTCTAACGATAATTTTTTATCAGCAGCGGATTTTAAAAATTCGATTATCAGTTTAAGTGAAAATTATTCCTTTCAAAAAGAAAACCAACAATCTTTACCATTCGTAGAAGACAAATTCCCGAGCCATACTATTGAAAAAAAAACAAAAGGTTTTCAAACAGTAAGTAACATTTTACTCTTTATAATTTTTATCGGATTAGTTGTAATCGTTTTTAATGTTGTTAAATCAGTAATTATGGAAGAACAAGAAAAAACTGATAATGAATTATTAAGTTACTCGCAAGACTACTCAAGTAATCCAAATTTTGTAAAAGAGAGTACATGGGATTTAATCAAAATAGGCCCATATGAAAATTTAAATTCCATTGCTTTCCTTGATGATTATAAGGGTTTTATTGCAGGTGATTCCGGACTTGTAATGCAAACTTCAGATGGAGGTACCAACTGGAAAAAATTTAGTTCAAAGTTTTCTAATAATTTTAACTCTGTGAGTTATACAGATAATAAACTTATAATTGTTGGTTCAACCGGATTTATTGGAATTATTAACTATAATTCAAATCAAATAAAAAGAATAAATTCTAACACTGCCGAAACATTATTTAAAATTTATTTTATAGATCACAATATTGGATTTATTGTTGGCAGTCGAGGATTGATTCTTAATACTTATGATGGGGGTTTAACATGGCACGCAACCAATAGTTATGTAAATGAAAATTTATTCAGTATTAGTTTTGCGGATTCAAAAAATGGAATTATTGTTGGCTGGAATGGTACAATTCTTAAAACAACTAACGGCGGCTTAAGCTGGCAAAAACAATCAAGTAAGACTAATACATATTTTAAGGATGTTCTATTTGTAAATGAGTTTTTAGGGTTTATAGTTGGGGGCGAAGGGAAAGTTTTGCGAACTGAAAATGGCGGTGAAGAGTGGTATGAAATTGATCTCGAATCAAATTCCGGTTTGTACAAAATTAGTTTTGAAAATAATGGAGAGGGGATAATTTTATCCAATATTGGTGAGATTTTTTTTTCAAATGATTCCGGAAAATCCTGGACAAAAAAATATGTTGGGCAGCCTCTTATATTAAATGACATCAAGCAGTTGAATTCAGGTAATTTTATAATTGCATGCAATGGTGGCAATATTTACAAGAGTAAAATCAGTTCTACAAAATAG
- a CDS encoding serine/threonine-protein phosphatase, which produces MGFNYTKFTSPGAEKKYNEDAIELLELNGGLLAVLCDGVGGDNGGDLAARIALKSALHFFSASEGDDYLERVKLAIEESNSFVLNHSTASAPIKNMATTLEMIFIKDHLAFWGHIGDSRIYHLKSNRLSQVTKDHSLVQRLLDEGYITHKQAANHPQKNVIIKALGENENIQPDISKLKLNEAETNRFFLCSDGVSNLISNTEFEEILIINDLEEIKAKLKKLVKLRGAFDDYSFIVIDITK; this is translated from the coding sequence ATGGGGTTTAATTATACAAAATTTACAAGTCCTGGGGCTGAAAAAAAATATAATGAGGATGCTATAGAGTTATTAGAACTAAACGGCGGGCTTTTGGCAGTTTTGTGTGATGGCGTTGGTGGGGATAATGGTGGTGATTTAGCGGCAAGAATTGCCCTAAAATCAGCACTTCATTTTTTCTCTGCTTCTGAAGGTGATGATTATCTGGAAAGAGTCAAACTTGCTATTGAAGAATCGAATAGTTTTGTTTTAAATCATTCTACTGCAAGTGCTCCTATAAAAAACATGGCTACAACTTTAGAAATGATTTTTATTAAAGATCACCTCGCTTTTTGGGGACACATCGGTGATTCAAGAATTTATCATTTAAAATCTAATAGACTTTCTCAAGTAACTAAAGATCATTCACTTGTTCAAAGATTGCTGGACGAGGGATACATTACACATAAACAAGCGGCAAATCATCCTCAAAAAAATGTGATTATTAAAGCTCTTGGTGAAAATGAAAATATCCAACCTGATATTAGTAAATTAAAACTTAATGAGGCTGAAACCAATAGATTTTTTCTTTGTTCGGATGGTGTTTCTAATTTAATTAGTAATACAGAATTTGAAGAAATACTAATTATTAATGATCTCGAAGAAATTAAAGCAAAATTAAAAAAACTAGTAAAACTTCGTGGTGCATTTGATGACTACTCATTTATAGTAATAGACATAACAAAATGA
- the tig gene encoding trigger factor, whose protein sequence is MEHNVVDLNSSEKEVEIKLQYDEIKEEIEKEVKKQSQKIQVPGFRKGKVPVSMLKKMYGDALEYEAAEKISNTFFWKVAEENQFKPIGQPTMTDLKFEPEKELNFKVKYETIPVLDVKDYKGISLEIPDFVVTDTEVEKEIEYIRKSNKTLEDAEKILDNNFVIDAEVILAEKNGERIGESKPEKMQIDLTADGVAKDIVENAKNKKVGEHFNFSYKDEHKHKLEDGTEEVHKEEFNYQVNVLGIKKIVLPDLTEELIKKATKDKVSTETELREEIKKDIQNYYDQQTEEFVRAKLVGEIVKNNDFDPPKSLVNNILEEYVKNEEERSKKSKYPFNKEETRKRLLKSAENEVKWYLIKAEIQKNEKIEVSDDEIKELAEKEAEKIGIPVDKIINYYKTSNQAERIVDQKLFDFLKLNSTISKVHPDKLKVKQEAVNEQ, encoded by the coding sequence ATGGAACATAATGTAGTTGATTTAAATTCTTCTGAAAAGGAAGTAGAAATAAAACTTCAGTACGATGAGATAAAAGAGGAAATTGAAAAAGAAGTAAAAAAACAATCCCAAAAAATTCAGGTTCCCGGTTTTAGAAAAGGCAAAGTTCCTGTTTCTATGTTAAAAAAGATGTACGGAGATGCACTTGAATATGAAGCTGCTGAAAAAATTTCAAATACATTTTTCTGGAAAGTTGCTGAAGAAAATCAATTTAAACCAATTGGTCAACCAACAATGACGGATTTAAAATTTGAACCTGAAAAAGAGTTAAATTTTAAAGTTAAGTACGAAACTATCCCAGTTCTAGATGTAAAAGATTACAAAGGCATTTCACTTGAAATTCCTGATTTTGTTGTCACGGATACAGAAGTTGAAAAAGAAATTGAGTACATCCGCAAATCGAATAAAACTTTGGAAGATGCTGAAAAGATTTTAGACAATAATTTTGTTATTGATGCTGAAGTTATTCTTGCCGAAAAAAACGGTGAAAGAATTGGTGAATCAAAACCTGAAAAAATGCAAATTGATTTGACGGCTGATGGAGTTGCAAAAGACATTGTTGAAAATGCTAAGAATAAAAAAGTTGGAGAACATTTTAACTTTTCTTATAAGGATGAACACAAACACAAGTTAGAAGATGGAACTGAAGAGGTCCATAAAGAAGAATTTAATTATCAAGTCAATGTATTGGGTATTAAAAAAATTGTTCTTCCAGATTTAACTGAGGAGCTTATTAAAAAGGCTACCAAAGATAAGGTTTCTACCGAGACTGAACTTAGAGAAGAAATAAAAAAAGATATTCAAAACTATTACGATCAGCAAACGGAAGAATTTGTAAGAGCAAAGCTTGTTGGAGAGATAGTTAAGAATAACGATTTTGATCCTCCTAAAAGTCTTGTGAATAATATTCTTGAAGAATATGTAAAGAATGAAGAAGAACGATCCAAAAAATCCAAGTATCCGTTTAACAAAGAAGAAACAAGAAAACGACTATTAAAATCTGCAGAGAATGAAGTAAAGTGGTATCTAATTAAAGCTGAGATACAAAAAAATGAAAAGATTGAAGTTTCAGATGATGAGATTAAAGAATTAGCTGAAAAAGAAGCCGAGAAAATTGGGATTCCTGTTGATAAAATTATTAACTATTATAAAACATCTAATCAGGCAGAAAGAATTGTTGATCAGAAACTTTTTGATTTCCTCAAATTAAATAGTACAATTAGTAAAGTTCACCCTGATAAATTAAAAGTAAAGCAAGAGGCAGTAAATGAACAATAA
- the clpP gene encoding ATP-dependent Clp endopeptidase proteolytic subunit ClpP yields MNNNFEIYNQLVPYVIEQTGRGERGMDIYSRLLRERIIFLGTAIDDHVASLTIAQLIFLEAEDSEKDINMYINSPGGSVTAGLAIYDTMKFIKPDVATICVGMAASMGAVLLAGGAAGKRSSLPNSKIMIHQPWTQGIGGQVTDVEIHAKELVKTRDSLYKILSQHTEKSIEQIAKDCDRDYFLTAEEAKEYKLVDNIIEKRIPIK; encoded by the coding sequence ATGAACAATAATTTTGAAATTTATAATCAGTTAGTTCCTTACGTTATTGAACAGACTGGTCGCGGCGAACGTGGAATGGATATTTATTCCCGTTTACTTAGAGAAAGAATAATATTTTTAGGTACGGCAATCGATGATCATGTTGCAAGTTTAACAATCGCACAGCTAATTTTTTTAGAGGCTGAAGATTCTGAAAAAGATATTAATATGTACATAAATTCCCCTGGAGGTAGTGTAACAGCAGGATTAGCAATTTATGATACTATGAAATTCATAAAACCTGATGTTGCTACAATTTGTGTTGGAATGGCAGCAAGTATGGGCGCAGTTTTATTAGCTGGTGGCGCGGCAGGTAAACGTTCTTCCCTACCAAACTCTAAAATTATGATTCATCAACCTTGGACCCAAGGAATTGGTGGTCAGGTTACAGATGTTGAAATCCACGCAAAAGAATTAGTTAAAACACGCGATTCATTATATAAAATATTATCTCAACACACTGAAAAATCAATTGAACAGATAGCTAAAGATTGCGATCGAGATTACTTCTTAACAGCTGAAGAGGCAAAGGAATATAAGCTAGTTGATAATATAATTGAAAAGCGTATCCCAATTAAATAA
- a CDS encoding serine hydrolase, which translates to MKPILTKFLIAILYLSVYSNFSFSQENRIKLFDEYLVDYIRIKKVPSISAGLLEKDKVTWLGSFGNADLENNIPVTSSSLYRIASISKPITAVAILQLWERGLISLDTDARTYIPTFPVKKYKFTIRQLLNHTSGIRNYKEGEFDSKKFYATTEEALKLFAYDSLNFEPGTKYEYTSLGYTILAAIIEKVSKTSYENYLKKNVLLPAEMNSTLIDKQREIIQNRVRGYEKNAESNIVNAPLADLSVKVAGGGLLSTSKDLLMFAKAILENKLLKQSTFDMMVRKSRLKSGKEIDYGLGFSLTFENDSLKNISHNGAGTGFSSMLLINLKLKYASVHLINIRDRNLGLPAKDILEMLSSGVMIKPTKTLAEELMKTYLSFDIDSVNRKLIFIYKDEPQEYSLNEDEAIFFASDLIELNKTPDAIIYLKEVLKLYPKSFKVLVSIADSYLKDNNVGLALRYYRLASQIDNSNYRINSLVKRLSNK; encoded by the coding sequence ATGAAACCAATTCTCACAAAATTTCTGATAGCAATTTTATATTTATCAGTATATAGCAATTTTTCATTCTCACAAGAAAATCGGATTAAGCTATTTGATGAATATTTAGTTGATTATATACGAATAAAAAAGGTTCCTTCTATCTCTGCTGGCTTGTTGGAAAAAGATAAAGTAACTTGGCTTGGAAGTTTTGGGAATGCTGATCTTGAAAATAATATCCCGGTTACCTCATCCTCTTTATACCGAATTGCCTCTATCAGTAAACCAATTACAGCCGTTGCCATATTACAATTATGGGAACGCGGTCTTATTAGCCTTGATACTGATGCTAGAACATATATTCCAACTTTTCCTGTAAAGAAATATAAATTTACAATCAGACAGCTATTAAATCACACATCCGGAATCAGAAATTATAAAGAGGGTGAATTTGACAGTAAGAAATTTTATGCTACAACGGAAGAAGCTCTAAAATTATTCGCTTATGATTCACTAAACTTTGAACCGGGGACAAAATATGAATACACAAGTTTAGGTTATACTATTCTGGCTGCTATTATAGAAAAGGTAAGTAAAACTAGCTATGAAAACTATTTGAAGAAAAATGTTTTATTGCCGGCAGAGATGAATTCAACATTAATTGATAAGCAGCGTGAAATTATTCAGAACCGCGTAAGAGGATATGAGAAAAATGCAGAAAGTAATATAGTAAATGCCCCATTAGCTGATCTTAGTGTTAAAGTTGCCGGAGGTGGATTGCTTTCAACATCTAAAGATTTGCTAATGTTTGCAAAGGCTATATTAGAAAACAAATTGCTCAAGCAATCAACATTTGATATGATGGTTAGAAAATCAAGACTAAAGAGTGGAAAAGAAATTGATTATGGTCTAGGATTTTCATTGACATTTGAAAATGATTCATTAAAAAACATTTCACACAATGGTGCTGGAACAGGCTTCAGTTCTATGTTACTTATAAATCTAAAATTAAAATATGCCAGCGTGCACTTGATAAATATAAGAGACAGAAATCTTGGTTTACCCGCAAAAGATATTTTAGAAATGTTATCTTCAGGAGTGATGATAAAACCGACTAAAACATTAGCAGAAGAATTGATGAAAACCTATTTATCCTTCGACATTGATAGCGTTAATCGTAAATTAATTTTTATATACAAAGATGAACCACAAGAATATTCACTAAATGAGGATGAGGCTATCTTTTTTGCCTCTGACTTGATAGAATTAAATAAAACTCCAGATGCAATTATCTATTTAAAAGAAGTATTAAAGTTGTATCCAAAATCATTTAAAGTTTTAGTCTCTATCGCTGACTCGTATTTAAAGGATAATAATGTTGGTCTTGCACTAAGATATTATCGTTTGGCTTCACAGATAGACAATTCGAATTACAGAATAAATAGTCTAGTAAAGAGATTGAGTAATAAATAA
- a CDS encoding AAA family ATPase yields MIDISKIKTLGDLKKTNYKPRSIKDELRQNMIDALKNNTDPFEGIFGYDETVLPELQTSILSRHNILLLGLRGQAKTRIARLLVNLLDEYIPAVEGSDLNEDPLEPIANETKRRIKELGDETEIRWIHRSERYTEKLATPDVTVSDLIGDVDPIKAATLKLPYSDERVIHFGLIPRSHRSIFVINELPDLQARIQVSLFNILQESDIQIRGFKIRLLLDIQFIFTANPEDYTNRGSIVTPLKDRIDSQIITHYPKSISVSQRITEQESDITDQQNSSVVVSPLVKEIIEQIAVEARSSEYVDEKSGVSARLTISAYENLLSFAERRKIINNEPKAYCRISDIVGVIPAITGKVELVFEGEQEGPAKVANILISKAIKSVFEKNFPSPELLKKRKEQNPYVLITTWFAKNNVVDILSNATNDEYKKVLTSIPGLQKIVEQNKPDADENLSLLYMEFILHGLSEYSQLSKLRLDSGFQFKDMLSSMFSMSDVEELDPEDDPDYFK; encoded by the coding sequence ATGATAGATATTTCAAAAATTAAAACTCTTGGTGATCTAAAGAAAACAAATTACAAGCCAAGATCGATAAAAGACGAATTGCGCCAAAATATGATTGATGCGTTAAAAAATAATACTGACCCATTTGAAGGGATTTTTGGATACGACGAGACCGTTTTGCCTGAACTGCAAACTTCTATTCTATCCAGACATAATATCTTATTGTTGGGATTAAGAGGACAAGCAAAAACCAGAATAGCTAGATTGCTTGTCAATCTGCTTGATGAGTATATTCCAGCAGTTGAAGGAAGCGACTTGAATGAGGATCCACTTGAACCCATTGCAAATGAAACAAAAAGAAGAATTAAAGAACTTGGTGATGAAACTGAGATCAGATGGATTCATCGATCTGAGAGATATACTGAAAAACTTGCCACACCAGATGTAACGGTATCAGATCTTATTGGCGATGTAGACCCAATAAAAGCTGCCACACTTAAACTTCCCTATTCTGATGAAAGAGTAATTCATTTCGGTCTAATTCCAAGATCTCACAGATCAATTTTTGTAATAAATGAATTACCGGATTTGCAGGCTCGTATACAAGTCTCTTTATTTAATATTTTGCAGGAAAGTGATATACAAATCCGTGGATTTAAAATCAGGCTGCTGCTAGATATACAATTTATTTTTACTGCCAATCCAGAAGATTACACGAACAGAGGTTCAATTGTTACTCCATTAAAGGATAGAATTGACAGCCAGATTATCACTCACTATCCAAAGTCAATTTCGGTTTCACAAAGGATTACTGAGCAGGAATCTGATATTACTGATCAACAAAATTCTTCAGTAGTAGTGTCCCCACTTGTAAAAGAAATAATTGAACAGATTGCTGTTGAAGCAAGGTCCAGTGAATATGTTGACGAAAAGAGCGGTGTATCAGCAAGACTAACAATTTCAGCATACGAAAATCTTTTAAGCTTTGCAGAAAGAAGAAAAATAATTAATAATGAGCCTAAAGCTTATTGCAGAATTAGTGATATAGTTGGGGTAATACCTGCAATTACTGGTAAAGTAGAATTGGTGTTTGAAGGCGAGCAAGAGGGGCCTGCAAAAGTCGCGAATATTTTAATAAGTAAAGCGATAAAAAGTGTATTTGAGAAAAATTTTCCAAGCCCTGAATTGCTCAAGAAAAGAAAAGAGCAAAATCCTTATGTTTTAATTACCACATGGTTTGCAAAAAATAATGTCGTTGATATTCTATCTAATGCAACAAATGATGAGTATAAAAAAGTTCTCACTAGTATTCCCGGATTGCAAAAAATTGTTGAACAAAATAAACCTGACGCAGATGAAAATTTATCTCTACTTTATATGGAGTTTATTTTACATGGTTTATCAGAATATTCGCAACTAAGTAAATTGAGATTAGATTCAGGTTTTCAGTTTAAAGATATGTTAAGTAGCATGTTTTCAATGAGTGATGTTGAAGAATTAGATCCTGAAGACGATCCTGATTATTTTAAGTAG